A genomic region of Streptomyces sp. NBC_00247 contains the following coding sequences:
- the trpS gene encoding tryptophan--tRNA ligase, producing the protein MASDRPRVLSGIQPTAGSFHLGNYLGAVRQWVALQESHDAFYMVVDLHAITVPQDPKELRANTRLAAAQLLAAGLDPERCTLFVQSHVPEHAQLGWLMNCLTGFGEASRMTQFKDKAAKQGADRATVGLFTYPVLQVADILLYQANQVPVGEDQRQHIELTRDLAERFNGRFGDTFTIPAPYILKETAKIFDLQDPSIKMSKSASTPKGLINLLDDPKTTAKKVKSAVTDTDTVIRYDAGNKPGVSNLLTIYSTLTGTTVQALEQKYEGQMYGALKTDLAEVMVEFVTPFRDRTQEYLDDPETLDSLLAKGAEKARTVAAETLAQAYDRMGFLPAKH; encoded by the coding sequence ATGGCCTCTGACCGACCTCGCGTGCTCTCCGGAATCCAGCCCACCGCAGGCTCGTTCCACCTCGGCAACTACCTGGGCGCGGTGCGCCAGTGGGTGGCGTTGCAGGAGTCCCACGACGCCTTCTACATGGTGGTGGACCTGCACGCGATCACCGTGCCGCAGGACCCGAAGGAGCTGCGGGCCAACACCCGCCTCGCCGCGGCCCAGCTGCTGGCCGCCGGCCTCGACCCCGAGCGGTGCACGCTCTTCGTGCAGAGCCACGTACCCGAGCACGCGCAGCTCGGCTGGCTGATGAACTGCCTGACCGGGTTCGGCGAGGCCTCCCGGATGACCCAGTTCAAGGACAAGGCCGCCAAGCAGGGTGCCGACCGGGCGACCGTCGGCCTCTTCACGTACCCGGTCCTCCAGGTCGCGGACATCCTGCTCTACCAGGCCAACCAGGTACCCGTCGGCGAGGACCAGCGCCAGCACATCGAGCTGACCCGCGACCTCGCCGAGCGCTTCAACGGCCGCTTCGGCGACACCTTCACCATCCCGGCGCCGTACATCCTCAAGGAGACGGCGAAGATCTTCGACCTCCAGGACCCGTCGATCAAGATGAGCAAGTCGGCGTCCACGCCGAAGGGACTCATCAACCTCCTGGACGACCCGAAGACCACGGCCAAGAAGGTGAAGAGCGCCGTCACCGACACCGACACGGTGATCCGGTACGACGCCGGGAACAAGCCGGGCGTCAGCAACCTCCTGACGATCTACTCCACCCTCACCGGCACGACGGTCCAGGCGCTGGAGCAGAAGTACGAGGGCCAGATGTACGGCGCGCTGAAGACGGATCTCGCCGAAGTCATGGTGGAGTTCGTCACGCCGTTCCGTGACCGTACCCAGGAGTACCTGGACGACCCGGAGACGCTGGACTCGCTGCTGGCCAAGGGCGCGGAGAAGGCCCGGACGGTTGCCGCGGAGACGCTGGCGCAGGCGTACGACCGGATGGGCTTCCTGCCCGCCAAGCACTGA
- a CDS encoding 2'-5' RNA ligase family protein, protein MGTVTLGVSIAVPEPFGTLLQQRRAGFGDPAAYGIPTHITLLPPTGATADEVPAAEVHLAKIAADCRPFPMRLSGTGTFRPLSPVVYVRVVEGASSCAWLQKRVRDASGPLTRELQFPYHPHVTVAHSIEEAAMDRAYEELAEYEAAWTCTSFALYEQGPDSVWRKINEFPFGSGGGMPPLPLQTGFSADEPSLHRLP, encoded by the coding sequence GTGGGGACCGTAACGCTCGGCGTTTCGATCGCGGTCCCGGAGCCCTTCGGCACCCTGCTCCAGCAGCGCCGTGCCGGCTTCGGGGATCCGGCCGCGTACGGCATCCCCACGCACATCACCCTGTTGCCGCCGACCGGGGCCACGGCGGACGAGGTGCCGGCCGCCGAGGTGCACCTCGCCAAGATCGCCGCCGACTGCCGGCCGTTCCCGATGCGGCTGAGCGGGACCGGTACCTTCCGCCCGCTCTCGCCCGTCGTCTACGTCCGGGTCGTCGAAGGCGCCTCCTCCTGCGCCTGGCTCCAGAAGCGGGTCCGGGACGCCTCCGGACCGCTGACGCGTGAGCTCCAGTTCCCGTACCACCCGCACGTCACCGTCGCGCACTCCATCGAGGAGGCGGCCATGGACCGGGCGTACGAGGAGCTCGCGGAGTACGAAGCCGCCTGGACCTGCACCTCCTTCGCGCTCTACGAACAGGGCCCCGACAGCGTCTGGCGCAAGATCAACGAGTTCCCGTTCGGTTCGGGCGGCGGCATGCCTCCGCTGCCCCTGCAGACCGGGTTCTCCGCGGACGAGCCCTCGCTGCACCGCCTGCCCTGA
- a CDS encoding DHA2 family efflux MFS transporter permease subunit, with amino-acid sequence MSSTIVDPSPLPASSPPPAAASAGRRANPWLTLVAVSFGLFMVQLDASVVAIANPEIGRDLDASTAGLQWVTNAYLLALAASLILGGKLGDRFGRRTYYLVGVVGFTLASVAIGLSGSIEGVVGFRVLQGFFGGLLMPNTLGLLRAVFPPRKFGMAVGLWAMVSTVSTALGPIVGGLLVENVGWESVFWVNAPIGVIAVLVSAFVLPQSKDSTGHHRFDVPGVVLLAAGLICVVFGVVKGETWGWGSAGTLGTILAGLLVLVAFGFYETRQEHPLLPMRLFRIRSLTIGAVVTALNFFVMLGVLFFVMLYLQNVRGFSPVEAGVRILPLSLASLVAAPLGAALTGRFGPRLTMPLGMVLQAAATFTMLTWETDSSYATMWPPFIALGLGVGIVLSASSDAIVGQAPVRDGGVAGGLQATALQIGGALGTSVLVSLISGRAGSTLVGELTGAGVPARVADGLAGAGDAVSMGVAPVSAAMPAPLRAAVVEGSGQAFMNGVHTAVTVTGVLCLAGAVVAAAGLRRGPTAH; translated from the coding sequence ATGTCGTCCACCATCGTGGATCCCTCACCCCTGCCCGCTTCCTCCCCACCCCCGGCGGCCGCGTCCGCGGGACGCCGCGCGAACCCCTGGCTGACGCTCGTGGCCGTCTCCTTCGGGCTGTTCATGGTCCAGCTCGACGCGTCGGTGGTGGCCATCGCCAACCCCGAGATCGGTCGCGACCTCGACGCGTCCACGGCCGGCCTCCAGTGGGTGACCAACGCGTACCTGCTGGCCCTCGCCGCCTCGCTGATCCTGGGCGGCAAGCTCGGCGACCGGTTCGGCCGGCGCACCTACTACCTGGTGGGGGTCGTCGGCTTCACGCTCGCCTCCGTCGCCATCGGACTGTCGGGCTCGATCGAGGGGGTCGTCGGCTTCCGCGTGCTCCAGGGCTTCTTCGGCGGCCTGCTGATGCCCAACACCCTGGGTCTGCTCCGCGCGGTCTTCCCGCCGCGCAAGTTCGGCATGGCGGTGGGTCTGTGGGCGATGGTCTCGACCGTGTCCACGGCGCTCGGCCCGATCGTCGGCGGCCTGCTGGTCGAGAACGTCGGCTGGGAGTCGGTCTTCTGGGTCAACGCGCCCATCGGCGTGATCGCGGTACTGGTGAGCGCGTTCGTGCTGCCGCAGAGCAAGGACTCCACGGGGCACCACCGCTTCGACGTTCCCGGAGTGGTGCTGCTGGCGGCCGGTCTGATCTGCGTGGTCTTCGGTGTGGTCAAGGGTGAGACCTGGGGCTGGGGTTCGGCCGGGACGCTCGGCACGATCCTGGCGGGCTTGCTGGTCCTGGTGGCCTTCGGCTTCTACGAGACGCGCCAGGAGCACCCGTTGCTGCCGATGCGGCTGTTCCGCATCCGCTCCCTCACGATCGGCGCGGTCGTCACCGCGCTGAACTTCTTCGTGATGCTCGGCGTGCTCTTCTTCGTGATGCTCTACCTCCAGAACGTGCGGGGCTTCTCGCCGGTGGAGGCCGGGGTGCGCATCCTGCCGCTGAGCCTGGCCTCGCTGGTGGCCGCGCCGCTGGGTGCCGCGCTGACCGGACGCTTCGGTCCGCGTCTGACCATGCCGCTGGGCATGGTGCTCCAGGCGGCCGCGACCTTCACCATGCTGACCTGGGAGACCGATTCGTCGTACGCGACGATGTGGCCGCCGTTCATCGCGCTCGGGCTGGGGGTCGGCATCGTGCTCTCCGCGTCCTCGGACGCGATCGTCGGACAGGCTCCGGTCAGGGACGGCGGAGTGGCGGGCGGCCTCCAGGCCACCGCGCTGCAGATCGGCGGTGCGCTCGGCACCTCGGTGCTGGTCTCGTTGATCAGCGGCCGGGCCGGCTCCACGCTCGTCGGCGAACTGACCGGTGCGGGGGTGCCCGCGCGCGTCGCGGACGGCCTGGCCGGGGCCGGGGACGCGGTGTCGATGGGTGTCGCCCCGGTCTCCGCCGCGATGCCCGCCCCGCTCCGGGCGGCCGTCGTGGAGGGCAGCGGCCAGGCGTTCATGAACGGCGTGCACACCGCCGTCACCGTCACCGGCGTCCTCTGCCTGGCGGGCGCCGTCGTCGCGGCGGCGGGCCTGCGCCGGGGGCCCACCGCGCACTGA
- a CDS encoding D-alanyl-D-alanine carboxypeptidase family protein: protein MPALKKTVLTAICAALMSTFVLGPAPAFAADKDKSDDKQPRPTLPMSSIGGPQLAKEGTQVNPGPGAPVLPEELTGRSWIVADAESGDVLAAHNSHWRLPPASTLKMLFADTVLPALQPSTLTHEVTDAELADLGDGSSLVGVKEDQTYTVHDLWLGVFLRSGNDAVHVLASMYGGGEAGGEKEAVAKTVNAMQEHADELQALDTHVVTPDGYDAPDQVSSAYDLTLFARSGMQKKDFREYAATATADFPGEEKDDGKRDTFAIQNTNRLLTGDVGIAPYQGIAGVKNGYTSHAGNTFTGIAERDGRVLLVTVMNPSSDASHAVYKEAASLLDWGFAASGKVTPVGELVPPKSADVGSSTDAGTDAGSGTGKGPQAAAGANPQKTAAKTAAHAEASSGGVGIALALVGGVLVVLAAGVFLVNRRWPLRRPRP, encoded by the coding sequence GTGCCTGCTCTGAAAAAGACCGTACTCACAGCCATCTGCGCCGCCTTGATGTCCACCTTTGTCTTGGGTCCCGCGCCTGCATTCGCTGCGGACAAGGACAAGAGCGACGACAAGCAGCCGAGGCCGACCCTGCCGATGTCGAGCATCGGCGGACCGCAGCTCGCGAAGGAGGGCACCCAGGTGAACCCGGGGCCGGGCGCCCCCGTGCTGCCCGAGGAGCTGACCGGCCGCTCCTGGATCGTGGCGGACGCCGAGAGCGGGGACGTACTCGCGGCGCACAACTCCCACTGGCGGCTGCCCCCGGCTTCCACGCTGAAGATGCTCTTCGCGGACACCGTGCTGCCGGCCCTCCAGCCCTCCACGCTGACCCACGAGGTCACCGACGCCGAGCTGGCGGACCTCGGGGACGGCAGCAGTCTGGTCGGCGTCAAGGAGGACCAGACCTACACGGTCCACGACCTCTGGCTCGGCGTCTTCCTGCGCTCCGGCAACGACGCGGTGCACGTCCTCGCGTCGATGTACGGCGGCGGGGAGGCCGGCGGGGAGAAGGAAGCCGTCGCGAAGACCGTGAACGCGATGCAGGAGCACGCCGACGAGCTCCAGGCGCTCGACACCCACGTGGTCACACCGGACGGGTACGACGCCCCGGACCAGGTGTCCAGCGCGTACGACCTCACCCTCTTCGCCCGCAGCGGGATGCAGAAGAAGGACTTCCGCGAGTACGCGGCGACCGCCACGGCCGACTTCCCCGGCGAGGAGAAGGACGACGGCAAGCGCGACACCTTCGCGATCCAGAACACCAACCGGCTGCTCACCGGTGACGTCGGCATCGCCCCGTACCAGGGCATCGCGGGTGTCAAGAACGGCTACACCAGCCACGCGGGCAACACCTTCACCGGAATCGCCGAGCGCGACGGCCGGGTGCTGCTGGTCACCGTCATGAACCCGTCCTCCGACGCGAGCCACGCGGTCTACAAGGAGGCGGCCTCGCTGCTGGACTGGGGCTTCGCGGCGAGCGGCAAGGTGACACCGGTCGGCGAGCTGGTGCCGCCGAAGTCGGCGGACGTCGGCAGCTCCACGGACGCCGGAACCGACGCCGGCAGCGGTACGGGCAAGGGGCCCCAGGCCGCCGCCGGGGCGAACCCGCAGAAGACCGCGGCGAAGACGGCCGCCCACGCCGAAGCGTCTTCCGGTGGCGTCGGCATCGCCCTGGCCCTGGTCGGCGGGGTGCTGGTGGTGCTCGCGGCCGGAGTGTTCCTGGTCAACCGGCGCTGGCCGTTGCGCCGCCCCCGCCCGTAG
- a CDS encoding ABC transporter substrate-binding protein — MRSIRVRILAICAVLIIAGVGAWQLLPSGEAGGKPITVGTVDEVTSLDPAGAYDAGSWSLFSNLYQTLMTFKSGAIVPEPDAAESCQFIGQKLTTYRCKLRDDLTFSNGHKITAKDVKYSFDRLMKINSDVGPAILFPSLRNVVTDGRDITFNLSARDATFPAKLATGAGAIVDPATYPKDKLRTDNKVDGSGPYVLKSYEAGVKASMTPNTSYRGAIRHVNAAIDVKYYETSDKLLAAWKAGGLDVTHRQLPPAEIAKINPADPNVQITEMDSAEIRNLVFNVREGATLSDKRIRQAIAWTIDRGPLVGNVYDSTVEPLYSLIPQGFIGHSTPFFDTYPQPDVAKAKELLQEAGAEIPVPITFAFRPDGATTAESAEIKRQLEKDGLFKVTVKEVEWQAFQKGYAAGKYDAYTVGWLPDFPDPDTFGQPLVGTDSSLHNGYSNAKLDKLVTDTQQYEDRSRTSNDFKEIQQIVGEDVPLVPLWQKKDYVIAKTGISGSQYLSDGTGLWRLWELKRI; from the coding sequence ATGCGTTCGATCCGGGTACGGATTCTTGCGATATGCGCGGTACTGATCATCGCAGGGGTCGGGGCCTGGCAGCTTCTCCCCTCCGGTGAGGCGGGTGGCAAGCCGATTACTGTGGGTACTGTCGACGAGGTCACCTCGCTCGACCCGGCAGGTGCGTACGACGCGGGATCCTGGTCCCTCTTCAGCAACCTGTACCAGACTCTGATGACTTTCAAGTCCGGAGCCATCGTGCCCGAGCCGGATGCCGCGGAGAGCTGCCAGTTCATCGGTCAGAAGCTCACGACCTACCGTTGCAAGCTGCGGGACGACCTGACCTTCTCCAACGGTCACAAGATCACGGCGAAGGACGTCAAGTACTCCTTCGACCGGCTGATGAAGATCAACTCCGATGTCGGCCCGGCGATCCTCTTCCCGAGCCTGCGGAACGTGGTGACCGACGGCCGCGACATCACCTTCAACCTGTCCGCCCGTGACGCGACCTTCCCCGCGAAGCTCGCCACCGGCGCCGGTGCGATCGTCGATCCGGCGACGTACCCGAAGGACAAGCTCCGCACGGACAACAAGGTGGACGGCTCCGGGCCGTACGTCCTGAAGTCCTACGAGGCCGGTGTCAAGGCTTCGATGACGCCCAACACCAGCTACCGGGGCGCGATCAGACACGTCAACGCGGCGATCGACGTCAAGTACTACGAGACCTCCGACAAGCTGCTCGCCGCCTGGAAGGCGGGCGGCCTCGACGTGACGCACCGCCAGCTGCCGCCGGCCGAGATCGCCAAGATCAACCCGGCCGACCCGAACGTGCAGATCACCGAGATGGACAGCGCCGAGATCCGCAACCTGGTCTTCAACGTCCGTGAGGGCGCGACGCTCTCGGACAAGCGCATCCGGCAGGCCATCGCCTGGACGATCGACCGCGGACCGCTGGTCGGCAACGTCTACGACTCCACCGTCGAGCCGCTCTACTCGCTGATCCCGCAGGGCTTCATCGGCCACTCGACGCCGTTCTTCGACACCTACCCGCAGCCCGACGTGGCCAAGGCCAAGGAGCTGCTCCAGGAGGCCGGCGCCGAGATCCCGGTGCCGATCACCTTCGCGTTCCGCCCGGACGGCGCGACCACCGCGGAGTCCGCCGAGATCAAGCGTCAGCTGGAGAAGGACGGGCTCTTCAAGGTCACCGTCAAGGAAGTGGAGTGGCAGGCGTTCCAGAAGGGGTACGCGGCCGGTAAGTACGACGCGTACACCGTCGGCTGGCTCCCCGACTTCCCGGACCCCGACACCTTCGGCCAGCCGCTCGTCGGCACCGACAGCAGTCTCCACAACGGCTACTCCAACGCCAAGCTGGACAAGCTCGTCACCGACACCCAGCAGTACGAGGACCGCAGCCGCACCTCGAACGACTTCAAGGAGATCCAGCAGATCGTCGGCGAGGACGTGCCGCTGGTCCCGCTGTGGCAGAAGAAGGACTACGTCATCGCCAAGACCGGGATCTCCGGTTCGCAGTACCTCTCCGACGGCACCGGCCTGTGGCGCCTCTGGGAGCTGAAGCGGATCTGA
- a CDS encoding decaprenylphospho-beta-D-erythro-pentofuranosid-2-ulose 2-reductase — translation MKDAFGAPQSLLVLGGTSRIGLATARRLIALRTRTVRLAGRPSAALETAADELRGLGAEVSTVEFDALDPESHASGLGKVFAEGDVDAVLLAFGVVGDQARDEEDPAAAALVARTNYVGAVSAGLVCAGALQAQGHGSLVVLSSVAAERARREDFIYGSSKAGVDAFAQGLGDALYGTGVQVLVVRPGFVRTVPAAGVRESPLDTTPEEVADAIVAGLRRGAETVWVPGGLRVVMSALRHVPRPLFRRLPASR, via the coding sequence GTGAAGGACGCCTTCGGCGCCCCGCAGTCCCTGCTCGTCCTCGGTGGCACCTCGCGGATCGGGCTGGCCACCGCGCGCCGGCTGATCGCGCTGAGGACCCGGACGGTCCGGCTCGCCGGACGGCCGTCGGCCGCGCTGGAGACCGCGGCGGACGAACTGCGGGGACTGGGCGCCGAGGTCTCCACGGTGGAGTTCGACGCGCTGGACCCGGAGTCGCACGCGTCGGGGCTCGGCAAGGTGTTCGCGGAGGGGGACGTGGACGCCGTGCTGCTGGCCTTCGGCGTCGTGGGCGACCAGGCTCGTGACGAGGAGGACCCGGCCGCCGCCGCGCTGGTCGCCCGTACCAACTACGTGGGGGCGGTCTCCGCCGGTCTGGTGTGCGCGGGCGCCCTCCAGGCGCAGGGCCACGGTTCGCTGGTGGTGCTCTCGTCCGTCGCCGCCGAGCGCGCCCGGCGCGAGGATTTCATCTACGGCTCCAGCAAGGCGGGCGTGGACGCGTTCGCCCAGGGCCTCGGTGACGCGCTGTACGGCACCGGGGTGCAGGTGCTGGTGGTGCGCCCGGGGTTCGTGCGGACCGTCCCTGCGGCCGGAGTGCGGGAATCACCGCTGGACACCACCCCGGAGGAGGTCGCCGACGCGATCGTCGCGGGGCTGCGCCGGGGCGCGGAGACGGTGTGGGTGCCGGGCGGGCTGCGGGTGGTGATGTCGGCGCTGCGGCACGTGCCGCGCCCGCTCTTCCGCCGGCTCCCCGCCTCACGCTGA
- a CDS encoding SCO4848 family membrane protein encodes MKLSRPVSWFLLAFGAWSWVIWVTFAKNLWKDGSGLAFDDAGDPTAYFWVHLLLAITSFLLGTAVGVIGFRGIRALRTARA; translated from the coding sequence ATGAAGCTCAGCCGTCCCGTCTCCTGGTTCCTGCTCGCGTTCGGCGCGTGGTCGTGGGTGATCTGGGTGACCTTCGCCAAGAATCTATGGAAGGACGGCAGCGGACTCGCGTTCGACGACGCGGGCGATCCGACCGCCTACTTCTGGGTCCACCTGCTCCTCGCCATCACCTCCTTCCTTCTGGGGACGGCCGTGGGAGTCATCGGGTTCCGGGGAATCCGGGCGCTGCGCACCGCACGCGCGTAG
- a CDS encoding YihY/virulence factor BrkB family protein translates to MDWLKRLPVVGPPLARLMETHAWRSYETLERKHWARLAAAITFISFLALFPLIAVGAAVGAALLSDDQLDTIEKKTAEQVPGISDQLGIDNLVAHAGTVGVVAGVLLLFTGVGWVGSLRDCLRAVWGIDDQDDGNPVVRKLKDAGLLVGLGGAALLTLVLSTVGSTAVGWTADRIGIPEDGAGGLLLQAAAIAVAVVANFLLLLYLLTLLPGVEPPRRRLVVACLVGAVGFELLKLLLGSYMSGVASKSMYGAFGVPIALLLWINFTAKLLLVCAAWTATGSKEEAEAEREAEAAGAGGPAATGGGGATASAG, encoded by the coding sequence ATGGACTGGCTGAAGCGACTTCCCGTGGTCGGCCCGCCGCTCGCCCGGCTGATGGAGACGCACGCCTGGCGCTCCTACGAGACGCTGGAGCGGAAACACTGGGCGCGGCTCGCGGCGGCCATCACCTTCATCAGCTTCCTCGCGCTCTTCCCGCTGATCGCGGTCGGCGCCGCCGTCGGAGCCGCGCTCCTGAGCGACGACCAGCTCGACACGATCGAGAAGAAGACCGCCGAGCAGGTGCCCGGCATCTCCGACCAGCTCGGCATCGACAACCTCGTCGCGCACGCCGGGACGGTCGGGGTCGTCGCCGGTGTGCTGCTGCTCTTCACCGGCGTCGGCTGGGTCGGCTCGCTCCGCGACTGCCTGCGCGCGGTCTGGGGCATCGACGACCAGGACGACGGCAACCCGGTCGTCCGCAAGCTCAAGGACGCCGGACTGCTGGTGGGCCTCGGCGGCGCCGCGCTGCTGACCCTCGTCCTGTCCACCGTCGGCTCCACAGCGGTCGGCTGGACCGCCGACCGGATCGGCATCCCCGAGGACGGCGCGGGCGGCCTGCTGCTCCAGGCCGCCGCCATCGCCGTCGCGGTGGTGGCCAACTTCCTGCTGCTGCTCTACCTGCTGACCCTGCTGCCCGGGGTCGAACCGCCGCGCCGCCGGCTGGTGGTGGCCTGCCTGGTCGGCGCGGTCGGCTTCGAACTCCTCAAGCTGCTGCTCGGCAGCTACATGAGCGGGGTCGCGTCCAAGAGCATGTACGGCGCCTTCGGCGTGCCCATCGCCCTGCTTCTGTGGATCAACTTCACCGCCAAGCTGCTGCTGGTCTGCGCCGCCTGGACCGCCACCGGCAGCAAGGAGGAGGCGGAGGCGGAGCGGGAGGCGGAAGCGGCGGGCGCCGGCGGCCCGGCCGCTACGGGCGGGGGCGGCGCAACGGCCAGCGCCGGTTGA
- a CDS encoding metallophosphoesterase: protein MVFVVVLIVVVALLAGVHRYLWRRFVGDTTAPGTVLRRLGTVAAFVLPLLSVGALVSGQAGAPFWVQRVLAWPGYLWLACLLYLTLALLVGEAARPLLRRVLDRRRPERAAEGTAESAGADAAPAAENLARGSTDALVPSGATARTATPEPATLEPAAPVVAAPVPASPGPSRRLFVARAVGGAAAVAGFGTVGYGTYGVLRGPRTKRITVPLARLPRSAHGFRIAVVSDIHLGPILGHAHTRRVVDSINATRPDLIAVVGDLVDGSVADLGYAAEPLADLEARHGSFFVTGNHEYFSGAAEWVDHVRELGLHPLENARVEIDGFDLAGVNDVAGESEGQGPDFDRALGDRDPARAAVLMAHQPVVIDDAVAHGVDLQLSGHTHGGQLWPGNLVAELANPTVAGLERYGDTQLYVSRGAGAWGPPVRVGAPSDITVVELASRQA, encoded by the coding sequence GTGGTGTTCGTGGTGGTTCTGATCGTGGTGGTGGCACTGCTCGCCGGTGTGCACCGCTATCTCTGGCGCCGCTTCGTCGGCGACACCACCGCCCCGGGCACCGTGCTCCGGCGCCTGGGCACGGTGGCGGCCTTCGTCCTGCCGCTGCTCAGCGTCGGCGCGCTGGTCTCCGGCCAGGCCGGCGCGCCCTTCTGGGTGCAGCGGGTGCTCGCCTGGCCCGGGTACCTCTGGCTCGCCTGCCTGCTCTACCTGACGCTCGCACTGCTCGTCGGCGAGGCCGCCCGTCCGCTGCTCCGCCGGGTGCTCGACCGCCGGCGGCCGGAGCGAGCGGCCGAGGGTACGGCCGAGAGCGCGGGTGCTGATGCCGCACCGGCCGCCGAGAACCTCGCCCGCGGGAGCACCGACGCCCTCGTGCCGTCCGGTGCCACCGCCCGTACGGCAACCCCCGAGCCGGCCACCCTCGAGCCGGCCGCTCCGGTGGTGGCCGCCCCGGTCCCCGCGTCCCCCGGCCCCTCGCGACGGCTCTTCGTCGCGCGGGCGGTCGGCGGTGCCGCGGCCGTCGCCGGGTTCGGGACGGTCGGGTACGGCACCTACGGCGTGCTCCGCGGCCCCCGCACCAAGCGGATCACCGTGCCGCTGGCCAGACTGCCGCGCTCCGCGCACGGGTTCAGGATCGCGGTCGTCAGCGACATCCACCTCGGCCCGATCCTCGGCCACGCCCACACCCGGCGCGTGGTCGACTCGATCAACGCCACCCGCCCCGACCTGATCGCGGTCGTCGGCGACCTGGTGGACGGCTCGGTCGCGGATCTCGGGTACGCCGCCGAACCCCTGGCCGACCTGGAAGCGCGGCACGGCAGTTTCTTCGTCACCGGCAACCACGAGTACTTCTCCGGTGCCGCCGAGTGGGTCGACCACGTACGCGAACTGGGGCTCCACCCGCTGGAGAACGCCCGGGTGGAGATCGACGGCTTCGACCTGGCCGGGGTCAACGACGTGGCCGGCGAGAGCGAGGGGCAGGGGCCCGACTTCGACCGCGCGCTCGGCGACCGCGACCCGGCGCGGGCCGCGGTCCTCATGGCCCATCAGCCCGTCGTCATCGACGACGCCGTCGCGCACGGGGTGGATCTCCAGCTCTCCGGGCACACCCACGGTGGCCAGCTCTGGCCCGGCAACCTCGTCGCGGAACTGGCCAACCCGACCGTCGCCGGGCTCGAACGGTACGGCGACACCCAGCTGTACGTGTCGCGCGGCGCGGGTGCCTGGGGCCCGCCGGTCCGGGTGGGTGCGCCCTCCGACATCACCGTCGTGGAACTGGCCTCCCGGCAGGCCTGA
- a CDS encoding FAD-binding oxidoreductase: MSVDTVSLSGSGRTAPTTAVRFRPRTYEEAADVVRGRGPRGAIARGLGRAPGDAAQNAGGSVLDMGALDRVRSFDAATGTVVCDAGTRLDRLAETLRPSGWYLPVVPGDRRITVGGAIGSDVHGHDHRTAGSFTRHVSALDLLTADGSVRTVLPGTPLFDATAGGLGLTGIVLAATLHCRRIATSLISVDTERAADLDDLLARMAGTTARPPYESAWIDLMARGRATGRAVLVRGAHAPLDALPARDRRAPLNAPALLPHLPAVPAFAPTSLLGRTAMGLVNEVRHRAAPRARTGALRSFDSFFRSPDSLPRTPAPAGRGGFVRYQFTVGPGREETLHRVVRRLSTRACPSSVAVLERFGAGGPGWLSFPAPGWCLALDVPAGPPGIGHFLDGLDAEVAAAGGRVSLARDSRLRPESLAAMYPRVAEFRELRARTDPTGAFRSDLARRLGL, encoded by the coding sequence ATGTCCGTCGACACGGTGTCCTTGAGCGGCTCCGGCCGCACCGCCCCGACCACCGCCGTACGGTTCCGTCCTCGGACGTACGAGGAGGCGGCCGACGTCGTACGCGGGCGCGGGCCCCGGGGTGCCATCGCCCGGGGGCTCGGGCGCGCGCCGGGGGACGCGGCCCAGAACGCCGGCGGCTCCGTCCTCGACATGGGCGCACTGGACCGGGTCCGCTCCTTCGACGCGGCCACCGGCACCGTCGTCTGCGACGCCGGGACGCGGCTGGACCGGCTGGCCGAGACGCTGCGCCCGTCCGGCTGGTACCTCCCGGTGGTGCCCGGCGACCGCCGGATCACCGTGGGCGGGGCCATCGGCTCCGACGTGCACGGCCACGACCACCGCACGGCCGGTTCCTTCACCCGGCACGTGAGCGCGCTCGACCTGCTGACGGCGGACGGCTCGGTCCGCACGGTGCTGCCGGGCACCCCGCTCTTCGACGCCACCGCGGGCGGACTGGGGCTGACCGGGATCGTCCTCGCCGCCACCCTGCACTGCCGCCGGATCGCCACCTCGCTGATCTCCGTGGACACCGAGCGGGCGGCGGACCTCGACGATCTGCTCGCCCGGATGGCGGGGACCACCGCCCGGCCGCCGTACGAGAGTGCCTGGATCGACCTGATGGCGCGTGGGCGGGCCACCGGCCGCGCGGTGCTGGTCCGGGGCGCGCACGCCCCGCTCGACGCACTGCCGGCCCGCGACCGGCGGGCCCCGCTCAACGCGCCCGCGCTGCTGCCGCACCTGCCGGCCGTACCCGCCTTCGCACCGACGAGCCTGCTCGGCCGCACCGCGATGGGGCTGGTCAACGAGGTGCGCCACCGGGCGGCGCCCCGTGCCCGCACCGGTGCGCTGCGGAGTTTCGACTCCTTCTTCCGCTCCCCCGACTCCCTGCCCCGGACGCCCGCTCCGGCCGGGCGGGGCGGCTTCGTGCGCTACCAGTTCACGGTCGGCCCCGGCCGGGAGGAGACGCTGCACCGGGTGGTGCGCCGGCTCTCCACCCGGGCCTGCCCGTCCTCGGTCGCGGTGCTCGAACGGTTCGGCGCGGGCGGGCCCGGCTGGCTGTCGTTCCCGGCGCCCGGCTGGTGCCTCGCCCTGGACGTACCGGCCGGGCCGCCGGGCATCGGCCACTTCCTGGACGGGCTGGACGCCGAGGTGGCCGCCGCCGGGGGACGGGTCAGCCTGGCCCGGGACTCCCGGCTGCGGCCGGAGTCGCTGGCCGCGATGTACCCCCGGGTGGCGGAGTTCCGCGAGCTGCGGGCCCGTACGGACCCGACCGGCGCGTTCCGCTCCGACCTCGCGCGCCGGCTCGGGCTCTGA